The Medicago truncatula cultivar Jemalong A17 chromosome 4, MtrunA17r5.0-ANR, whole genome shotgun sequence genome includes a region encoding these proteins:
- the LOC25492948 gene encoding uncharacterized protein: MAFYNTLLSFFLSLLLLLSPQLSLSSSSIHELLRSKGLPAGLLPEEIKSYTFSENGHLEVFLESPCLTKYENRVYFEQVITANLTYGSLIGVEGLQQEELFVWLPVKDIIVDDPSSGLILFDIGLAYKQLSFSLFEVPPHCKPQDVLKNHVRKERGFEAVR, translated from the exons ATGGCATTCTATAACACTCTTCTCTCCTTTTTCCTCTCTCTCCTCCTTCTCCTCTCTCCtcaactctctctctcctcttctTCCATCCATGAACTTCTTCGTTCAAAAGGGTTACCAGCTGGTCTTTTACCAGAAGAGATAAAATCCTATACTTTCTCAGAAAATGGTCACTTAGAAGTGTTCCTTGAATCACCTTGTTTAACAAAGTATGAAAATAGAGTCTACTTTGAACAAGTTATCACTGCTAACCTCACCTATGGAAGTCTCATTGGTGTTGAAGGTTTACAACAAGAAGAGCTTTTTGTTTGGTTACCTGTTAAAGATATCATTGTTGATGATCCTTCTTCTGGTTTGATTCTCTTTGACATTGGTCTTGCTTATAAAcaactctctttctctctctttgaaGTTCCTCCTCATTGTAAACCTCAAG ATGTGCTGAAGAATCATGTGAGGAAGGAGAGAGGATTTGAGGCAGTGAGGTAG